The sequence below is a genomic window from Haloferax mediterranei ATCC 33500.
CCGCGGTAGTACGTCTCAGCAGCGATGACGACGAGCAGTTGCTGTGCCGCGTGCGGGAGGAAGTCAGCGAGGGCGGTCGAGGTGTGCCACATCGGATAGTACGTCCGAATCGTCGGCAGCGACGACCCGACGAGATAGAACGGCAAGACGAATAGTGCGAGAAGGACGGTGTTCCGGAGCGCGTGCCGGTCGACGTTCCAGCCGAGATTTTGGCCGTGGGCGACCGCCATCGCTCCGGGTACGAGGATAAACAGCAGTGCGTCGTGAACCGCGCGGTACGTGAGGTCGCCGGCAGGAAGAGTCCAGAGACTCCACGCGGCACCGACCGCACCCCCGACGAGGAGGGCGCGGTAGAGCCACGGGAGTCGCGCAAGCCGGCGATGAAGCACCGTTATTCGGTTGCGACCGGACCGCGTCCAACGACATCCAGAACGTCGTCGACGAAGACCTGGCGCGTATCGAAGTACGTCTCGTCGACCTCGGCGAGCACGTCTTCGAGCGTCTGCGGGCCGTCCGGCGTGCGGATGGCCGCGTCGCCTTCTTTCTCAAGGATACTGCTCTTTTCTTGGGGCCACGTCAGTCGAGAGGCGACACGCGCGAGCGGCGCGCCTTCGACGGACGCACCCTCACCGAGTTCGACGGCGGGTGCCTCGTCTTCTTCCTCGTCAGCCATGGGCGAGGGTTAGCCACCGCGCATGATAATCCCTTCGAGATTCACATCGACCCGTGTTCGAGTGCAATATCGATAGCCCGCGACGTGTCGGAGAACAGACAATCGTCTGACGCATCGTTTTAGGGACTGGTTTCGTAGGCAGGTTTATGACCAGTCTTTCGGAGGCGTATCACGGTGGCCGCGGTGGCCCGAGTCTCCGACGGCTGTCCCTGGGCTTCGGGGCGTTCCTCACCGGTGTGTTGCTCGTCGTCGCGGGCATCGTGGTCGCGACGACCGATGTCTACACGTCGGGCGGAGCAACGCTCGGCGAAGCACGCGAACTCGGGGGCATCCTCGGTGGTATCGGCGTCCCTGCGGTCTTCCTCGGCGTGTTAGCGGTGCTCCCCGCGAGCCGTCGAACCCGCGCTGCGGCCGTTATTGGTGCGAGCATTGCCATGTTCGGTGTCGCGCTGTTCTCTCACGCATATCCGTGCCAGTGGACCGGCGCGACCTGTGGCGCTGGCCTGCGCGACCTCACCTTGGAGACCATCGCCGTCTACTTCTTCGGCACCGTCACGACCTTCTGGTGTCTGTTCGTCGGCGTTGCCAACTTCAAGACGCGCAACGACCCCGGCGGCACCGCAACCGTTCAGGTGACGAAAAAGGGAGAAACGCGCGTTGTCGAGGTTGACAAGTCCAGCCGCGGCCTCGGCGGTCTCGGCGGCATCGGTTTCCTCGGTGGAACGCCCGATGGCGACATCGAGACGCAAACGAATCAGAATCGGAATCAATCTGCGTCTTCGGACACGGCAAGCGCGACCGACGGCGGCGCTTCGACCGAAGATATCACGCCGCTCGATGTCGAGCCAACGCAATCGACGGAATCCACGCAGTCTGCACAGTCCCCACAGACTGCTGACACCGTGGAGTCGACCACGACGCGCTCTCCGGCGAACGCCGCCAACCACCCGGATGCGAACCGCCCGGCCACCGCCACCGTCGGCGACCGCTACTGTGGCAACTGCACGTATTTCGAGTACGTTCGGACCTCCGACGGCCTCAAACCCTACTGTGCGGCCCACGACGAGATGATGCAGGATATGGAATCCTGTGACGAGTGGTTCC
It includes:
- a CDS encoding CPBP family glutamic-type intramembrane protease, which produces MLHRRLARLPWLYRALLVGGAVGAAWSLWTLPAGDLTYRAVHDALLFILVPGAMAVAHGQNLGWNVDRHALRNTVLLALFVLPFYLVGSSLPTIRTYYPMWHTSTALADFLPHAAQQLLVVIAAETYYRGLLCVGVREIGRKSALISPILYAFHHVGKPPIELVLSAPTDVLFGLVDYESESILPSIVAHGGGLILLDWLVLHPPLLPPEKVAAALQWLPIPL
- a CDS encoding DUF5789 family protein: MADEEEDEAPAVELGEGASVEGAPLARVASRLTWPQEKSSILEKEGDAAIRTPDGPQTLEDVLAEVDETYFDTRQVFVDDVLDVVGRGPVATE
- a CDS encoding DUF7139 domain-containing protein, translated to MTSLSEAYHGGRGGPSLRRLSLGFGAFLTGVLLVVAGIVVATTDVYTSGGATLGEARELGGILGGIGVPAVFLGVLAVLPASRRTRAAAVIGASIAMFGVALFSHAYPCQWTGATCGAGLRDLTLETIAVYFFGTVTTFWCLFVGVANFKTRNDPGGTATVQVTKKGETRVVEVDKSSRGLGGLGGIGFLGGTPDGDIETQTNQNRNQSASSDTASATDGGASTEDITPLDVEPTQSTESTQSAQSPQTADTVESTTTRSPANAANHPDANRPATATVGDRYCGNCTYFEYVRTSDGLKPYCAAHDEMMQDMESCDEWFPRRRE